The sequence GTTGTAAATCAAAAGGAGCTTTCCTTCAGGACTTAAATCAAGATGAAATCCATCAAAATATATTATTCGCGGTAGACCCTCACCGAACAGACTTCCCCGGATAGTAAGGCTTTTTCCGTTCAAACGTACCGTTGTTGAAATGAGGTTGGCGTAATCTATCTTCTTGTGGCTGTAAGTCTCCTCAATGGTAATCCCTGTGCTTTCAGCTACGGCAGTGGCGTTAATGTAATTGACAGTACTGCCGTGAATTTCTTGGAGAAAGCCTTTAAGAAAAGCCAGTGTAATCACTTTAATCTCCTTAAGGGAACCGGCCGTAGATATGGAAACGGAATCTATAGGCCCAGAGGCAATTTGCTGATGAAGAGAGCCCAATTTTTCAGCAAGTATTAGGTAAGGCTCAAGACTTTTGAGCATATCCATATCAGCAATGTGAATGTTGAGAGCATTGCTAATGGTACCATCACTCAGGTAGTCCCGGACCTGCTCGCAAATGGCGGTGGAGACACCCTGTTTCGCTTCAATGGTGGAGGCTCCGAGGTGCGGTGTGTAGAGGATGTTGTTGGCATTAAGCAGTGATGATTCTGTCAGCGGTTCATTTTCAAACACATCGAGGGCTGCTCCTGAAATAATCTTTTCATTGAGGGCTGTAATAAGATCCTTTTCATCGATGATCCCGCCTCTGGCACAATTTACAATTTGTGCTGTCGGTTTCATCATTTTCAAGCGGTCTAGATCGAACATGGCAACAGTTGAATCTGTTTTTGGAACGTGGATGGTGATAAAATCGCACTTTTGACAGAGTGTGTCTAGTTCCACAAATTCCACATAATCCAGTTCATAATTTTTTCTCTTAATGTAAGGGTCAAAGCCCAAGACATTCATCTTGAATGGGTGGAGGCGTTTAATGACCTCTGTCCCGATTTTTCCAAGACCGACTACTCCGACGGTTTTGTTTTTTAGCTCAGTGCCGATAAGTTTTTCACGTTCCCATTTTCCATGGATCATTGAGTGGTAACCTTCATGAACATTTCGGGCAAGGGTAAGAAGAAGGGCAACTGTATGTTCCGCCGTTGAGATGGTGTTGGAATCTGGTGTATTCATGACGAGAACGCCATTCATGGTGGCGGCATGGATATCAATGTTGTCAACGCCAACGCCGGCCCGTCCAATGACGCGAAGATTTTCTGCCTGTTCTATATTTTTCGCTGTTATGGTGGTTCCGCTTCTCACAATCCACCCTTCAATATTTGAAAGATCCAACTTTGATGAGAACTTTTCTCCGGACGCATCCTCAATATCCATACCGGCATCTGTCAATATCTGTTTACCTTCGTCAGAGATGGGATCAGTGATAAGAACTTTCATCAGTTCATTTCTTTAAGGGTTTCATCCATGACTCCCAGCAGTTCCTCAATGTCTTCCAGGGTGATGTCACCCATATGTGAGATTCTGAATGTTTTCCCATTCAGCGGGCCGTATCCGCCCGATATTATGTACCCTTTAGAGAGAAGCCGCTGTTGAAAATCGGTAATGTTGATTGCCGGGGTGTTCTCTACACAGGTTAACGTATCTGATTCATAACCTTTCTCGGGAAACAGACCCATTGTATCCAAGGCCCAAGTGCGAACCCGGTCAGCCATATCACTATGCCGCTGGAAACGATTTTCGAGTCCTTCATCGAAGATCCTTTCCAATTGACGTTTCAAACCATACATGTGAGGAATGGAAGGGGTAGAGGGTGTTTGAGACCGTTTGGCATATTTTTCCAGAACAAGAAAATCAAAGTAATAACCTTTATTATTGCATTTAGAACTTACATCTAAAGTTCTTTTTGAAATCATACAGAGTGAAAA comes from Candidatus Neomarinimicrobiota bacterium and encodes:
- a CDS encoding phosphoglycerate dehydrogenase → MKVLITDPISDEGKQILTDAGMDIEDASGEKFSSKLDLSNIEGWIVRSGTTITAKNIEQAENLRVIGRAGVGVDNIDIHAATMNGVLVMNTPDSNTISTAEHTVALLLTLARNVHEGYHSMIHGKWEREKLIGTELKNKTVGVVGLGKIGTEVIKRLHPFKMNVLGFDPYIKRKNYELDYVEFVELDTLCQKCDFITIHVPKTDSTVAMFDLDRLKMMKPTAQIVNCARGGIIDEKDLITALNEKIISGAALDVFENEPLTESSLLNANNILYTPHLGASTIEAKQGVSTAICEQVRDYLSDGTISNALNIHIADMDMLKSLEPYLILAEKLGSLHQQIASGPIDSVSISTAGSLKEIKVITLAFLKGFLQEIHGSTVNYINATAVAESTGITIEETYSHKKIDYANLISTTVRLNGKSLTIRGSLFGEGLPRIIYFDGFHLDLSPEGKLLLIYNKDVPGVVGKVGTLLGKMDVNIAGYQLGRKEGSEVAIGLIRIDSDPSPNVIT